GCTTCCGTCCTCATATCCAATGAAATACAGCCAATCGCCTTCTTCTGGATTCAAAGCAGCCTGAATTGCTTCCGCTCCGGGATTACAAATCGGACCGACCGGATATCCTGTGTGCTTATAGGTATTATATCCGGAATCGACCTCTAAGTCATCATAGCTCACAAAGTCATCTCCGCTGCCCTCTTTCTTTAAAGCATACAGCACCGTACAGTTTAATCCCCAGTTAAGCCCCTCGTTCATACGATTATACAAAACTCTGGCTACCTTAGGCCGCTCTGCACTCAGCATAGCTTCCTTTTCAATTGCCGCCGCCATCGTAATCACCTGATCCATCGTCAAATTCATCGCTTCCATCTGCGACTTCCAGCCAGGATGCTGTTCCCATTTTCTTTCAAATTCTCTCAGCATTCGTTTTACGACGCCCTCTGCGCCATTTTTCGGGATAATATCATACGTATCTGGAAACAGATATCCCTCCAGCACATACTGCCGATCCTCCTGCTGCCCAAGCACACCGTAGTAATCAAAATTATAGTCAGTTTTATTGCATGCCTCTTCAAATTCAGACGCAAGACAGATGTTTTTTTCTTCCAAATATGCGCCAATCTGCCGCACGCTCCACCCCTCTGGAATAGTTATGGTGACGGAGTCTTCTTTGCCTCCTGTCTTTAATATTTCCATGATTTTGCTTTCCGGCATTCCTTTAATAAATTTATAAAGCCCATACTGAAATTCATTTTCCGCGCCTGTCAGCTTTGCCTTAATCTGAAAAAGCGTAACATTCTCAATCAGTCCCTCTTTTTCCAAAAGCTGCGCGATTTCTTTTGTATTCGCCCCTTCCGGAATATCCAAACTAATTTCCTCTCCGTTTGCGTCATATGTCTCATATTGATCGTCCTTGATAAAATTATAAGTATAGGTATATGCCAGATAAGCGACTCCGGCTATACCCAAAACACAGGTGATGACAATAACGCCCTTTTTAAAATTCCTTGCAATAAATCCCAAAATCAGGTTAATGATATCTGCCATTTTAACCTCCATTTCAAAGCGCAGCTACTAATCAGCCCTTTACTTCCATAATAATTGGAAGAATCATAGGACTGCGCTTGATTTCTCTCCACAGGTGATCCCGAAGACTATCCCGAATGAGCGCCTTGATATTATTCCAGTCCATCACATTCAACGGTGCATTTCCAGCCAGCACATGAGAAACAACCGCCCGGCAGCTTTCCATCAGCACCTCTGACTCCTTCACATACAC
This genomic interval from Lachnospiraceae bacterium contains the following:
- the mltG gene encoding endolytic transglycosylase MltG, with product MADIINLILGFIARNFKKGVIVITCVLGIAGVAYLAYTYTYNFIKDDQYETYDANGEEISLDIPEGANTKEIAQLLEKEGLIENVTLFQIKAKLTGAENEFQYGLYKFIKGMPESKIMEILKTGGKEDSVTITIPEGWSVRQIGAYLEEKNICLASEFEEACNKTDYNFDYYGVLGQQEDRQYVLEGYLFPDTYDIIPKNGAEGVVKRMLREFERKWEQHPGWKSQMEAMNLTMDQVITMAAAIEKEAMLSAERPKVARVLYNRMNEGLNWGLNCTVLYALKKEGSGDDFVSYDDLEVDSGYNTYKHTGYPVGPICNPGAEAIQAALNPEEGDWLYFIGYEDGSNEHLFTSDYDEFLAVENGTYQR